GAATGAAGTagaaaggatttttttagtaCAAATATGTCCTAGAGCAGATGAGGGTGAAAATACTCGCCATCATATTGAAGGAATGAGTTTCTACTTGGTGGAAACAGTTAAATAGTTCATGAGAATAGTAGGGTAAACCAAGTATTATTAACTATAAGAAGATAAAGAGAAAGATGAAGGAACAATTCCTTTTGGATATGCAAAAACTTTATACCAGCGAATCCAGAGCTTCAGAAGCAAGTATAACATACTTTGGGTGAAGCTGTGGTTGCAACACAATTATTATATGGATCCCACATACTTAAACCTGTGTTGTTAGGTTTTCCAAACTGTCATTAATTATGGTAACAACTCACGACActttttaacacaaaaacaaacatttaactACATCCTCTTCACTACATGGTTTTAGACAAAATCATaagttctctttttttaaaaaaaaaaccataagttTATTGCACATGACAACTTAtgtgtaaaatataaaataaaaataaaaaataaatatttaaattgtattaAGCTCGGCTGCGTAAACAATCCTAGTTGCTCAGGCTAGGCCCGGGCAACTAAGGTGATTGGTCACTCAAGCTTGACCTGGGCAACCAAGATTGTTTGGGTCGGAAACaatccaaatatttttattattattatttttaaaacatgttacaaaaacaaacaatttgtatttttataaaatcataaaacacaCACAGGTGTGTGGCATTGAATGATAAATCAGCATGGTTTTGGATCCATGTACCCATGATCGTTTTATCTTTACATATACTCCAACTAGTAATTTAAACGTTAgacaaagaaaattgaataatgGAAATGGACCAAACAATGCAATCCTGGTACAGTTTAGAAATATGCCAATTCATTTAATGGCAATGGACCACTGTGATTCCAAGTTTCGGTAGTATGCGGAATTCCACGTGAGGACGCATACGTCCAAAATTCGCCACTGACATGTACGAGAGGAATCAATGTGACCTTTTCCAATCAACTGTCAATTTTAACAAACCGTTTAGATTTCGTCATTTCAATATAACCTTTTCAGAACtctaaaaattacaatattgagagattttatatttatttttttaaaattattagtttaaattttataaacgattattaaaaacttatataattattaactttagaGTCTATAAGACTAATTAAGGTACGCACAAACTAACTCAAACACtcatattaataacaataaaaaaactctaaaaaacacCGTGACATATTTTATTAGtcattgctatttattttatccaaataatagaaataacacattttactatttattgctataatataattatttttttgtttaaaacaaaaGGCTTATAAATTGGGTATAAATGAGGGTGATAAGGTTTTTTTACAACGCTTattagtaattaaatatttgattgggGTATATGTGACTTTATGTTTTTAGTCTCAAagtagaaattaaataaatattgataaccaaggatatttaattttttttaaaaaaatatatatataataaagagaCATTTTCAACTttagttcttattattttgattttttttggttattttgtaaatttgtttttaatttatagtccttcaacttcaatttttatatttttttcaatttaatccttattcttttaatttttattttttatccttagtcattttataaaagttttattggttttcaatttaatttttcaattcaattttttagtgCATTAttcttttcagtttggtcctcattctttttatttttttctttttgttgaagttatttttcttttcaatttaaccctctaataaaaaattatagttttcctctaatttattttttattttagatcattttgtataattgaattttttttctgatttcatcatttagtgtttgatttgcattattttttttttcctacttttagttttttcttttattttattcaatcaattttatatgcatgtgtgtttgtttctattatcctttgatttactaaaaaaataattttaataaaaaaattcattaaacacaatcagataaataacttgttttacaagatcaaatatcttgttCTGCATgtgtctcttaatttttctagttttatttttagttattgttaataatttttttctaattatttgcataaatgattcttgatttattgaataagatgtgtgcataagcttttcaatttaaatttagtatttttttatgtaaaaatacaCATCGAAAAAGCCTGcgtattaaataatttttgttagaaaaaaatatttcgtattaaatattagaaaatccTGCATATTAAATATTTCATCTAGGGGCGTTTTACTTTTTTccccaaggttttttttttattaattccatAACCATGGAGGGCAATTAATTTGTTGCCTAATCAATTTGTTTCTCAAGTCGAAAGGGACTAATTAGTTATTCTTGGGACTTGTCTTGTTTAAATCACGAAAATCAATATACATTATAATCCTTTCTAAATTTTACTCTATCACACACCTGGTATTctagaaatcattaaaaaaagaagaagaagctgctccggtaatttttttaagatcaataaaattaacagtTTATTTTATCCAGACTTGTTTAGATCCCATCCTTGTATATGTTACGTAATCAAAACTATTGATGGGTATATAATCAGACATCTGAAGGGTTTATTGGAGTGGATAAATGATGCTAATATGGCCATACACAGAAGCAACATCACAACCAGATGGACTCTAGAAGAATGCATTACCTAAAAGATGTAGCCTCGACAtcacaataatttatttcattaccaTAATTATCATGCATAGACAGTATCTCACGCAGAAGATAGTAACTTCCATCTTCCATCATCGCCGAGGACCATGCCCTTATTGTCCTCAATGCCCCACCATCCAGCTGGTATATTGTATTCATCCTTCAGTCCATCCAGATCTTTATTCACAAGGGCAATATCACGATCAACTTCCAAATTAAATCCCCCTTCACTCCCTTGAGTTCCTGCTACTCCATGGATGTAAAGTTCCAAGTTATGAAAATCACCCAAATCATCCATACTCTTTACATAAGGTGACTTTCGAGTGTCGATTCGCAATTCTTCTCCCACATGTTTAAAGCTAAAAGAAGGTGGTATGTCGAGAGGAAGGTTAGGAACGATGTCCTTTTCATTTGTAACCCGCAAGACATGCAGATCTTCAAGTCCTTCGCATAACTTTTTGAAATTTGCATCTCCAACGCGGGGGCTAGCAAATACAATGGCTGTGACAGGAAATGCCTTGTTTTGCTCACCTGTGGTCTTGTTATAGCCTTTAACGACTATGTCTAATGCGTTCAACGTTGCAATTGCTGCTCCCAAGCTATGGCCTGTTACTGTTATGCTTATTTCTTCATCCTTGTATTGGTCAACGAGTTTGCTCACAGCAGCCAGAGCCTGGAATATATTAGCACTTGTTATATAATCCATATCGTTTTGataatttcatatttatatattattgaatctGTTAATTGATAATTGCTAACTTCACACCCAAATCATGCATTGGCTATCCAGATTTTTTTCCAAAAGGCCCCACACAGGAAATATTGAATTCAAATCTTCCAAGAAAAggcataatctattttttttctcattctagTAAAACGCAAGGATACGTCCGGATCATTGGTGAAAATTCCAGAATTTTTTCCTAAGCTCTATCATAAGTCTTCGGAAAAATATTTTAGCCTTAATTTCAAgtctaaagaaaagaaacatgtaTAGCCTAGAGCATActtaattttttccaaattcTTTCACATAGTATAATTTTACTTTCAAGGTATATCAAGAGTCACCTGGTCTCTAGCACTAGTCTTGCTGTAAGTAGACTTGTCATCTTTGGCCGTGTAGAGGGAGTGAAAGCCCTTGTGCATCTTAGCTACATCGTTTCCGAATATCTCTGGCACAGATATTAGCTCAGCATCAAAGTCTTTCAACCATTCAACCGACAACGAAGTTCCTCTCCAAGAAACCACGATATCTCTCCTTCCCAAAAGAGCCTTTCCTTCATTTGTTGCCACAGCTACATAGGCACTCCAGGTGGATTCGCTGTCATCCAAAAGTAGTATTTTGGCATCCACTTCTCCATAAATGAAGTCTGTCACTTGATACTTGTATGGATTGCGAGTTTGTATGCCCGTTTTGGAGAAGAAATCTCTTGGTGCATAGCGGCTAAATCCACAACAGTTTGCTGATCTTAGACTCGTTTTGTTAAAGGCATTCCCAATAGCTGTTGCCCTATCGCCATAGTTAATAATAGAGCGGCGGAGATCAATGTCTAGAGGATTCAACAAGCCATTCCAGCTCTTCTCACCACTCAGTTCTCTCCATCTATCAGCAATGCTAGCCGTCACTTGTAGCCCTATGCCACTCATAACTTTTTCTTGATCAAATACTGAATTGGTTTAGGGATGGTCTCAAAACTTCCTATGCTTTGTAGTTTATATAGAACTCAATATTGAATCTAATTATAATACCACGTGCAACACATTGGCATTGATccgttttattttgttttcctgaCTCGATTTTCGAACAATTATATATCTGAATCCTCCATCTTTTGAGTTCTTAAATTCTCTTGAAAGCTAAAGATGACTTCttatttaaacatataaaatataatatggaACTGCGAAATTAATATTCCGTGAAATTTTAAAGACAGCAAAAGCTCTTGTCTTTTAATTCGGTCATACGTCTTCATTCGTGGTACCAAAATTGGAATAGTTTGCTTGGCCTTGCACACTGCtgattaaatcattttttttaatataattttttttatatatatattttgttaatgttttctgtaggaaaaataaattaattaattcatgagtagattgatatctttttaaaaaaaacatattgagatgtaaacatattagattgacccGAGTAAAATCGAGTTAACTTACTAAATCCACAACCCAaatcatgagactatgataatgctaacaaaaagtaaattaaaacaaattatgaagtctaattcccaattaacttaatgttgaatcatgaaattaaaaacaaaatggacaAAAAAATGACCAAGATAACACGCAACCCGAGTCAAGAACTGAGATAAtaccatagaaaacaaatcaaaataaattatgaaactcaattttcaatcaaccaaatattgaaggatgaaattgaaagaaaaaatcaaataaaaaggactaaaaaatgACCCCAAGTCAAATTGAGTTAATTCACCAAActtgtgacccgagtcatgagactatgatacctcatggaaagaaaataaaaaaaacgacaTGAGTCAACCCTAAGTTAACCTACGATTCCCACTACTCGATTCATGATGttaaaataaccttatagaaaatgaattgaaataaattataaagcataattcttaatcaatccaatgaaattgaaaaaaaaattaattaacaaaaagaactaagaaaaatgaccaaaatcaactcaggttaacttgaCAAACTtatgacttgggtcatgagactaagataatctcgaagaaaccaaaccaaaataaatcatgaagtctaattttcaattgataaaatgttaaaggatgaaataaaaaaacagaaaaagagctatataaaaaaggaaaaaaaaaactaagtcaacTAGGTTAATTCATTAAACTCGCAACTAAGATCATCATACtaagataaccctatagaaagcaaatcaaaataaatcatgaagtcaatccctaacaaattaaatgttgaaagataaaattaaaactggaaaaaaatagatttaaaagaaaaaatactcTTGAAATGAGTAGTGTTTTATGAGGTGGTACGTAGTAAAAGCACCATctcttttagtattttgttaatgtatgtTTGTCCATATTCCAATTAaagattagataaaaaaatgtaaaaaaaaatcaaattattggCAATGAACCAGTTTATACATCTCAAGTAAAAATTCCTTATTCACTCCAcaatcaatatttcaaaaatattgat
The DNA window shown above is from Populus trichocarpa isolate Nisqually-1 chromosome 4, P.trichocarpa_v4.1, whole genome shotgun sequence and carries:
- the LOC7476346 gene encoding phospholipase A1-IIgamma, whose amino-acid sequence is MSGIGLQVTASIADRWRELSGEKSWNGLLNPLDIDLRRSIINYGDRATAIGNAFNKTSLRSANCCGFSRYAPRDFFSKTGIQTRNPYKYQVTDFIYGEVDAKILLLDDSESTWSAYVAVATNEGKALLGRRDIVVSWRGTSLSVEWLKDFDAELISVPEIFGNDVAKMHKGFHSLYTAKDDKSTYSKTSARDQALAAVSKLVDQYKDEEISITVTGHSLGAAIATLNALDIVVKGYNKTTGEQNKAFPVTAIVFASPRVGDANFKKLCEGLEDLHVLRVTNEKDIVPNLPLDIPPSFSFKHVGEELRIDTRKSPYVKSMDDLGDFHNLELYIHGVAGTQGSEGGFNLEVDRDIALVNKDLDGLKDEYNIPAGWWGIEDNKGMVLGDDGRWKLLSSA